A genomic segment from Variovorax paradoxus B4 encodes:
- a CDS encoding alpha/beta fold hydrolase: MTRLNVVREGSGPFVVLSHALGCDLHMWDGVAEQLARGHTVIRYDHRNHGGSEVVPGALRVETLAQDAAELIQREAGGEPVHFVGLSMGGMTAQALAVRHPELLRSVVISNSSAHYPDQAPWRARAETVAAKGVAAIALGAVARWLTHGFVTTAEGKAAAQALNDVLVRTDPQGYIESCNAVAAIDFRESNHRIAVPTLVIAGLQDEATPPAMSEAMAAAIPRARLATIDAAHLSAVERPVEFAQLLIDYWRSL; the protein is encoded by the coding sequence ATGACCCGTTTGAATGTCGTCCGCGAAGGCAGCGGCCCCTTCGTCGTGCTCAGCCATGCGCTGGGCTGCGATCTGCACATGTGGGACGGCGTGGCCGAGCAGCTTGCGCGCGGCCACACCGTGATCCGCTACGACCACCGCAACCATGGCGGCTCGGAGGTGGTGCCAGGCGCGTTGCGCGTCGAGACGCTGGCACAGGACGCGGCCGAGCTCATCCAGCGCGAGGCGGGCGGGGAGCCGGTGCACTTCGTCGGCCTTTCGATGGGCGGCATGACCGCACAGGCGCTGGCGGTGCGGCATCCCGAACTGCTGCGCAGCGTGGTGATCTCGAATTCGTCGGCCCACTACCCCGACCAGGCACCGTGGCGCGCCCGCGCCGAGACGGTGGCTGCCAAGGGCGTTGCCGCCATTGCGCTGGGCGCGGTGGCGCGCTGGCTGACGCACGGCTTCGTCACCACGGCAGAGGGCAAGGCCGCGGCCCAGGCGCTGAACGATGTGCTGGTGCGCACCGATCCGCAGGGCTACATCGAAAGCTGCAACGCGGTGGCCGCCATCGATTTTCGCGAGAGCAACCACCGCATCGCCGTACCGACGCTGGTGATTGCCGGCCTGCAGGACGAAGCAACGCCGCCGGCAATGTCCGAAGCCATGGCGGCCGCCATCCCCCGTGCACGCCTGGCCACCATCGATGCGGCGCACCTGAGCGCGGTGGAGCGGCCGGTCGAGTTCGCTCAATTGCTGATCGATTACTGGCGCAGTCTCTGA
- a CDS encoding MFS transporter: MTGPSLRKARFDLGFGLLLPLLLAAQPVATDSYLPALPAIAKELGSASTSLTLFVLAFGFAQLLCGPLADRFGRRPVLLAGLGCYAVAALGGAFAGSVAVLAGWRTLQGFSMAAILVCARAAVRDLYPAHEGPHVMARGLTGLGVVGLLAPLLGAWLVQGAGWRWVMVSMALYALLLLALCWRSFGETRRPLAGDLSAPRGSARAVFASRSFRAWASLAATTYGGLFCFLLLSPMVYIGYLGWSPAMYGWIPAGGSLVYIFSTTLCRRLLRRHGPVHTVQLGAALSIAGASIQALGCWLAPHSAVPLLAGHAVYCLGHGIHQPCGQAGAVGDLPHLVGRAVSWSGFGMMMVAFSVGQIAAQFVDTGFSNGAWPMVAPMLLAGCVLLAIAFLWLPRLQHPMKKESP; this comes from the coding sequence GTGACCGGGCCGAGCCTGCGCAAGGCCCGGTTCGATCTCGGCTTTGGCTTGCTGCTGCCGCTGCTGCTGGCGGCACAGCCCGTGGCCACCGACAGCTACCTGCCTGCACTGCCCGCCATCGCGAAGGAGCTGGGCTCGGCCAGTACCAGCCTCACGCTCTTCGTGCTGGCCTTCGGCTTTGCGCAGTTGCTGTGCGGCCCGCTGGCCGATCGTTTCGGCCGCCGGCCGGTGCTGCTGGCGGGGCTCGGCTGCTACGCGGTCGCGGCCCTGGGCGGCGCGTTCGCCGGCAGCGTGGCGGTGCTGGCGGGCTGGCGCACGCTGCAGGGTTTTTCGATGGCGGCCATCCTGGTTTGCGCGCGCGCCGCGGTGCGCGATCTCTACCCTGCGCACGAAGGTCCGCACGTCATGGCGCGCGGGCTCACGGGCCTGGGCGTGGTGGGGCTGCTGGCGCCGCTTTTGGGCGCATGGCTGGTGCAGGGCGCCGGCTGGCGCTGGGTGATGGTGTCGATGGCGCTCTATGCGCTGCTGCTCCTTGCGCTGTGCTGGCGTTCGTTCGGCGAAACGCGGCGGCCGCTGGCGGGCGATCTTTCAGCACCGCGCGGCAGCGCCCGCGCCGTGTTCGCGAGCCGCAGCTTTCGCGCCTGGGCCTCGTTGGCCGCAACGACCTACGGCGGTCTCTTTTGCTTCCTGCTGCTGTCGCCGATGGTCTACATCGGCTATCTGGGCTGGTCGCCCGCGATGTACGGCTGGATTCCGGCGGGTGGCTCGCTGGTCTACATCTTCAGCACCACCCTGTGCCGGCGCCTGCTGCGCAGGCATGGGCCGGTGCACACCGTGCAGCTTGGCGCCGCGCTGAGCATTGCCGGCGCATCGATCCAGGCGCTGGGCTGTTGGCTGGCGCCGCACAGCGCCGTGCCGCTGCTTGCGGGCCATGCGGTCTATTGCCTGGGCCACGGCATCCACCAGCCCTGCGGCCAGGCTGGCGCGGTGGGAGACCTGCCGCACCTGGTGGGGCGGGCCGTGTCGTGGTCGGGCTTCGGCATGATGATGGTGGCGTTCAGTGTCGGGCAAATTGCGGCACAGTTCGTCGACACCGGTTTCTCGAACGGCGCCTGGCCGATGGTCGCTCCGATGCTGCTCGCGGGCTGCGTGCTGCTGGCCATCGCGTTCCTCTGGCTGCCACGTCTTCAACATCCAATGAAAAAGGAATCACCATGA
- a CDS encoding carboxymuconolactone decarboxylase family protein yields the protein MTDEASTAPANDYEAGLVNRRRVLGDAWVDKSLANRNEFNAEFQELITRHAWNDIWGRSALGDKTRRYMVLSMMLGIHAYEEFAMHVRAALDGPPESRLTPEDIKEVIMMAAIYCGVPVANHAFGIATGILREKGLLDATSR from the coding sequence ATGACCGACGAAGCAAGCACAGCCCCCGCGAACGACTACGAAGCCGGGCTCGTCAACCGCCGCCGCGTGCTGGGCGATGCCTGGGTCGACAAGTCGCTGGCCAACCGCAACGAGTTCAACGCCGAGTTCCAGGAGCTCATCACCCGCCACGCGTGGAACGACATCTGGGGTCGGTCTGCGCTGGGCGACAAGACGCGCCGCTACATGGTGCTGTCGATGATGCTGGGCATCCACGCCTATGAAGAATTCGCGATGCATGTGCGCGCCGCGCTCGACGGCCCGCCCGAGTCGCGCCTGACGCCCGAGGACATCAAGGAAGTCATCATGATGGCGGCTATCTACTGCGGCGTGCCCGTGGCGAACCACGCCTTCGGCATCGCAACCGGCATCCTGCGCGAGAAGGGCTTGCTGGACGCGACCTCCCGGTGA